One window of Sinorhizobium numidicum genomic DNA carries:
- a CDS encoding Rrf2 family transcriptional regulator produces MKRDSRLSITLHALLHMAEREIITSDELAVCLSTNPVVVRRTMAGLRAAGLVRSEKGHGGGWSLVRDLATVTLADVHAALGEPGFFAIGNRTESPGCLVEQAVNAAMDDALRDAEALLLERLTRVSLADLSRDFQRRMADHCRKMKEPDYAE; encoded by the coding sequence ATGAAACGCGATAGTCGACTTTCCATCACCCTCCACGCTCTGCTCCATATGGCCGAGCGTGAAATCATTACATCGGATGAACTGGCAGTCTGTCTTTCCACGAACCCCGTCGTGGTTCGCCGGACTATGGCAGGCTTGCGTGCGGCAGGCCTGGTCCGCTCGGAGAAAGGGCACGGAGGCGGTTGGTCGCTTGTGCGCGATCTCGCCACGGTGACGCTTGCGGACGTGCATGCCGCGCTCGGCGAGCCTGGCTTTTTCGCGATCGGCAACCGCACCGAGTCCCCCGGCTGCCTGGTCGAGCAGGCGGTCAATGCAGCCATGGATGATGCCTTGCGCGACGCAGAGGCCTTGCTTCTCGAACGGCTAACCAGGGTGAGCCTCGCGGATCTGTCGCGAGATTTTCAACGCCGCATGGCGGACCACTGCAGGAAGATGAAGGAGCCAGACTATGCCGAATGA
- a CDS encoding NAD(P)/FAD-dependent oxidoreductase, whose translation MPNDVAIVGGSYAGLAAALQLARARRSVVVVDAGHRRNRFAGTSHGFLTRDGEAPASIAESGRQQLLAYPDVRFVEGVAEMARPEGEGFNISLQGENLSARRLILATGVVDELPAIPGLRERWGRTVFHCPYCHGHELARGQIGVLATGPHAFYQAMMLPDWGSTTLFINGAFEPDASQSAMLAARGVKIEKEPVVELEDSKATVILADGRKVSLDGLFVAPRTRMASDLPEALGCAFEEGPMGPFIRTDPMKATSVAGVYACGDAARAAGSVSHAVGDGVTAGMAAHQSLIFG comes from the coding sequence ATGCCGAATGATGTCGCGATCGTGGGTGGAAGCTATGCGGGACTGGCCGCGGCTCTGCAATTGGCGAGGGCGAGGCGCTCGGTGGTTGTTGTCGACGCGGGGCACCGAAGGAACCGTTTTGCCGGAACATCGCATGGGTTTCTCACACGAGATGGCGAAGCGCCTGCGTCTATCGCCGAGAGCGGGCGGCAGCAATTGCTGGCCTATCCCGATGTTCGTTTCGTCGAGGGCGTAGCCGAAATGGCGCGGCCGGAAGGAGAGGGATTCAATATCTCGCTCCAGGGCGAAAATCTCAGCGCACGGCGGCTGATCCTTGCGACCGGGGTGGTCGACGAATTGCCGGCGATTCCCGGTCTTCGGGAGCGGTGGGGCCGGACGGTCTTCCATTGCCCCTATTGCCATGGCCATGAGCTCGCGCGCGGGCAGATCGGCGTATTGGCGACCGGTCCGCACGCCTTTTATCAGGCGATGATGCTGCCGGATTGGGGGTCGACGACCCTCTTTATAAATGGCGCTTTCGAACCGGATGCGTCGCAGTCGGCCATGCTCGCGGCGCGCGGCGTGAAGATCGAAAAGGAGCCGGTTGTCGAGCTGGAGGACTCCAAGGCAACCGTTATCTTGGCCGACGGGCGGAAAGTTTCACTCGATGGCCTGTTCGTCGCGCCGCGGACGCGCATGGCAAGCGACTTGCCCGAGGCGCTCGGGTGCGCGTTCGAAGAAGGGCCGATGGGGCCTTTCATTCGGACCGATCCGATGAAGGCGACGAGCGTTGCCGGCGTCTATGCCTGCGGTGACGCGGCGCGCGCGGCAGGCTCGGTGTCACACGCGGTCGGAGACGGTGTTACGGCCGGTATGGCTGCGCATCAGTCCTTGATCTTCGGTTAG
- a CDS encoding SDR family oxidoreductase: protein MDLGIEGRRALVLGGSKGLGRGIAEALAAEGAIVALTGRDEQTAAKAAAGIASTSGFSLDLLKPEAIEPFLDRLTAQFGSIDILVLNGGGPPPTLASDVDPDFWRAQFEALVLAGMRIAHRLLPPMRERRWGRIIAVASTSIREPIPGLSASNALRSALAGWMKTLAGEVAADGITVNMLLPGRLATDRTLSFDRMDAESEGVSIETVAARSQSEIPVGRYGTPAEFGSAAAFLASRQAAYITGVAMPVDGGLSRSML from the coding sequence ATGGATCTCGGCATCGAAGGCAGACGTGCGCTCGTGCTCGGGGGCAGCAAGGGCCTTGGGCGCGGCATCGCTGAGGCGCTTGCGGCCGAAGGTGCTATTGTCGCGTTGACCGGTCGGGATGAGCAGACAGCGGCAAAGGCCGCAGCGGGTATCGCTTCTACCTCTGGCTTTTCGCTCGACCTCCTGAAGCCGGAGGCGATCGAGCCATTCCTCGACCGGCTGACCGCCCAGTTCGGATCGATCGACATTCTGGTGCTGAACGGCGGCGGACCGCCACCGACGCTCGCCTCGGACGTCGATCCGGATTTTTGGCGAGCGCAATTCGAGGCGCTGGTGCTCGCGGGAATGCGCATCGCCCACCGGCTGCTGCCGCCGATGCGCGAACGCCGCTGGGGCCGCATCATTGCGGTCGCATCCACCAGCATCCGCGAACCGATTCCGGGTCTCAGCGCTTCCAATGCGCTGCGCAGCGCGCTTGCCGGCTGGATGAAGACGCTTGCCGGCGAGGTCGCCGCCGATGGCATTACGGTCAACATGTTGTTGCCCGGCCGCCTCGCCACGGATCGAACGCTGAGCTTCGACCGGATGGATGCGGAGAGTGAAGGGGTGAGCATCGAAACGGTCGCGGCGCGCAGCCAGTCGGAGATCCCCGTCGGCCGCTACGGGACGCCGGCAGAGTTCGGCTCTGCTGCCGCCTTCCTGGCGAGCCGCCAAGCCGCCTACATCACCGGAGTCGCCATGCCGGTCGATGGCGGTCTCAGCCGCTCGATGCTCTGA
- a CDS encoding GNAT family N-acetyltransferase encodes MTAPSAELSIRAACIGDWEALAALRDLPGVRAGTLRLPFAPPEQTRKWLENLAETDTIIVAELEGRIVGIAGLHRHKGRRQHAAELGMSVHDDYRRRGIGKALLNELVDAADRWLGISRVELTVFTDNEAAIALYRQAGFVKEGVLKSYALRDGVLADVLAMARLRA; translated from the coding sequence ATGACGGCACCTTCCGCCGAACTCTCCATCCGTGCTGCATGCATTGGCGACTGGGAGGCGCTGGCCGCCTTGAGAGACTTGCCCGGTGTTCGCGCCGGGACGCTGCGCCTGCCCTTCGCGCCCCCGGAGCAGACGCGAAAATGGCTCGAGAATCTCGCAGAAACCGACACGATCATCGTTGCCGAACTCGAGGGCCGCATCGTCGGGATTGCCGGGCTGCACCGCCACAAGGGCCGACGGCAACATGCTGCGGAACTCGGCATGTCGGTGCATGACGACTACCGCCGGCGCGGCATCGGCAAAGCTTTGCTCAACGAACTGGTCGACGCGGCGGACCGCTGGCTCGGCATCTCGCGTGTCGAGTTGACGGTATTTACCGACAACGAGGCGGCGATCGCGCTCTACCGTCAGGCGGGTTTCGTCAAAGAGGGCGTATTGAAGTCCTACGCCTTGCGAGACGGTGTGCTCGCCGACGTGTTGGCCATGGCACGGCTGCGCGCGTGA
- the ubiB gene encoding 2-polyprenylphenol 6-hydroxylase: MSTPGAYFRLTRIGWVLAREGVVSAIPAEHLPPIARFAQKLAGLLARRKARYEERSGRLARAVERLGPSYVKIGQFLATRPDVVGAEFAADLSLLQDRMATFPKSDAEIAIEGSLGRSIDSLFVEFSEPMAAASIAQVHPAVIMRNGMREKVAVKVIRPGVRQRFAADIEAMYLVSRMQERFLPYTRRLRPVEVTKTLEQTTKIEMDLRLEAAALSELGANTKEDSGFRVPKVDWERTGRDVVTMEWIDGVKMSDIEGLKQAGYNLNTLAETLIQSFLRHTLRDGFFHADMHQGNLFVDNAGHIVAVDMGIVGRLGKKERRFLAEILYGFITRDYQRVADVHFEAGYVPSHHDAASFAQAIRAIGEPIHGQPAETISMAKLLTLLFEVTELFDMQTRPELVMLQKTMVVVEGVARTLNPRFNMWKASEPVVGKWIRDNLGPKRIVADLRDGLHAALRVAEAVPEIAARTERFSAEIMAMSENGLRFDAETAEAIGEAEARHSRSGRVALWVIAATLVYIAWQLA; the protein is encoded by the coding sequence ATGAGCACGCCTGGAGCATATTTCCGTCTTACGCGGATCGGCTGGGTCCTCGCGCGCGAAGGCGTCGTTTCGGCTATCCCTGCCGAGCACCTGCCGCCGATTGCCCGTTTCGCACAGAAGCTCGCCGGGCTCCTCGCCCGCCGCAAAGCGCGATATGAGGAGCGCAGCGGCAGGCTCGCGCGCGCCGTCGAGAGGCTCGGTCCGTCCTATGTGAAAATTGGCCAGTTTCTGGCGACGCGCCCGGATGTCGTCGGCGCCGAATTCGCCGCCGACCTGTCGCTGCTGCAGGACCGGATGGCCACGTTTCCCAAAAGTGATGCCGAGATCGCAATCGAGGGCTCCCTCGGCCGCTCCATCGATTCGCTATTCGTCGAATTTTCCGAGCCGATGGCGGCAGCCTCGATCGCTCAGGTCCATCCCGCGGTGATCATGCGCAACGGTATGCGCGAAAAGGTCGCCGTCAAGGTCATCCGTCCTGGCGTCCGCCAGCGCTTTGCTGCCGATATCGAGGCGATGTATCTTGTCTCCCGCATGCAGGAGCGGTTTCTGCCCTATACGCGCCGGTTAAGGCCGGTCGAGGTCACGAAGACGCTTGAACAAACGACCAAGATCGAGATGGACCTTCGGCTTGAAGCGGCAGCGCTTTCCGAACTCGGCGCCAATACCAAGGAGGATTCCGGCTTTCGCGTGCCCAAGGTCGATTGGGAACGCACGGGCCGAGACGTCGTGACCATGGAATGGATCGACGGCGTGAAGATGTCGGACATCGAAGGTCTGAAGCAAGCGGGGTACAATCTCAACACGCTCGCCGAAACGCTCATCCAGTCCTTTCTGCGGCATACGCTGCGCGACGGTTTCTTCCACGCGGACATGCACCAAGGCAACCTGTTCGTGGACAATGCCGGCCATATCGTTGCCGTCGACATGGGCATCGTCGGCAGGCTCGGAAAAAAGGAGCGGCGGTTCCTCGCTGAGATCCTCTATGGCTTCATCACCCGCGACTACCAGCGCGTCGCCGACGTGCATTTCGAGGCCGGCTACGTTCCCTCGCACCACGATGCCGCAAGCTTTGCCCAGGCGATCCGCGCCATCGGGGAACCGATTCACGGCCAGCCGGCCGAAACCATCTCCATGGCAAAGTTGCTGACGCTGCTCTTCGAAGTGACGGAACTCTTCGACATGCAGACGCGTCCCGAACTCGTCATGCTGCAGAAGACGATGGTTGTCGTCGAGGGCGTCGCCCGCACGCTCAATCCGCGCTTCAACATGTGGAAGGCATCCGAGCCGGTGGTGGGCAAATGGATACGGGACAATCTCGGCCCGAAACGCATCGTTGCGGACCTGCGCGACGGCCTGCATGCCGCGCTGCGGGTCGCCGAAGCGGTTCCCGAAATCGCCGCTCGGACGGAACGCTTTTCCGCCGAAATCATGGCGATGAGCGAAAACGGCCTGCGCTTCGATGCCGAAACGGCAGAGGCGATCGGCGAGGCGGAGGCGCGCCATAGCCGCTCCGGTCGTGTAGCACTCTGGGTGATCGCGGCAACGCTCGTCTATATCGCGTGGCAGCTTGCCTGA
- the ubiE gene encoding bifunctional demethylmenaquinone methyltransferase/2-methoxy-6-polyprenyl-1,4-benzoquinol methylase UbiE, with protein MTDERVSADGGMETSFGFREVGAGEKQPLVNDVFHKVAKRYDMMNDVMSAGLHRVWKDAMIAALNPPRREDYRVLDVAGGTGDIAFRIIEASGRKAHATVLDINGSMLAVGEERARKRGLLPNLEFVEANAEELPFAANSFDAYTIAFGIRNVPRIEVALKEAYRVLKRGGRLLVLEFSDVEMPLLDRFYDAWSFNAIPKFGKLITGDDAPYQYLVESIRKFPNQRDFAAMIRDAGFARVSFTNYTGGIAALHSGWKI; from the coding sequence ATGACGGATGAGCGCGTATCGGCCGATGGCGGAATGGAAACCTCCTTCGGTTTCCGCGAAGTCGGCGCGGGCGAAAAGCAGCCGCTCGTCAACGACGTCTTCCATAAAGTTGCCAAGCGCTACGATATGATGAACGACGTGATGTCGGCAGGGCTGCACCGCGTCTGGAAGGACGCGATGATCGCCGCGCTCAACCCGCCGCGCCGGGAGGACTACCGGGTGCTCGATGTTGCCGGCGGTACCGGCGATATCGCCTTCCGCATCATTGAGGCGTCCGGCCGGAAGGCACATGCAACCGTGCTCGACATCAACGGTTCGATGCTCGCCGTCGGCGAGGAGCGCGCGCGAAAGAGGGGGCTGCTGCCCAATCTGGAATTCGTCGAGGCCAATGCCGAGGAACTGCCCTTCGCAGCGAATTCCTTCGATGCCTATACGATCGCCTTCGGCATCCGCAACGTGCCGCGCATCGAGGTAGCGCTCAAGGAGGCCTATCGTGTGTTGAAGCGCGGCGGCCGGCTGCTGGTGCTTGAGTTCTCCGACGTCGAGATGCCGCTGCTCGACCGCTTCTATGATGCCTGGTCGTTCAACGCGATCCCGAAGTTCGGGAAGCTGATCACCGGCGACGACGCGCCCTATCAATACCTGGTCGAATCGATCCGGAAGTTTCCGAATCAGCGCGATTTCGCCGCTATGATCCGGGACGCCGGCTTCGCCCGTGTCTCCTTCACCAATTATACCGGCGGTATCGCGGCACTGCATTCCGGCTGGAAAATCTGA
- the mutM gene encoding bifunctional DNA-formamidopyrimidine glycosylase/DNA-(apurinic or apyrimidinic site) lyase: MPELPEVETVRRGLAPTMEGALLVRAELRRPDLRFPFPVNFSASVSGRRIVALSRRAKYLMIDLEGGDVIVAHLGMSGSFRIEAGEGPATPGAFHHPRGKDEKHDHVVFHLEGRSGPVRVIYNDPRRFGFMDLARRDTLSEHAFFRELGAEPTGNALDAAYLAARFDGKAQPLKAALLDQRTIAGLGNIYVCEALWRAGLSPLRAAGSLVDKRGRPRQGLLTLTEAIRQVIADAIAAGGSSLKDHIQADGSLGYFQHSFSVYDREGEACRTPGCDGTVARIVQAVRSTFFCPLCQK; encoded by the coding sequence ATGCCGGAATTGCCCGAGGTCGAGACGGTCAGGCGCGGGCTGGCGCCGACGATGGAGGGGGCTCTCCTTGTGCGCGCCGAGTTGCGCAGGCCGGACCTGCGCTTTCCCTTTCCGGTGAATTTTTCGGCATCCGTCTCCGGCCGCCGCATCGTCGCGCTGTCGCGCCGGGCCAAATATCTGATGATCGATCTCGAAGGCGGCGACGTGATCGTCGCGCATCTCGGCATGTCGGGTTCGTTCCGGATCGAGGCCGGCGAGGGCCCTGCCACGCCCGGTGCCTTCCATCACCCGCGCGGCAAGGACGAGAAACACGACCACGTCGTTTTCCATCTCGAGGGGCGGTCCGGTCCGGTACGGGTGATCTACAACGATCCGCGCCGTTTCGGCTTCATGGATCTGGCGCGCCGCGACACGCTCTCCGAACACGCCTTTTTCCGTGAATTGGGCGCTGAGCCGACGGGCAATGCGCTCGACGCGGCCTATCTGGCGGCGCGCTTTGACGGCAAAGCGCAGCCGCTCAAGGCGGCGCTCCTCGATCAGCGGACCATTGCCGGCCTCGGCAACATCTATGTCTGCGAGGCGCTGTGGCGGGCGGGCCTGTCACCGCTGAGAGCGGCTGGAAGTTTGGTCGACAAGCGCGGCCGTCCCAGGCAGGGACTTCTCACGCTTACGGAAGCGATCCGCCAGGTGATCGCCGATGCGATCGCCGCCGGCGGCTCATCACTCAAGGATCATATTCAAGCGGACGGCAGCCTCGGCTACTTCCAGCACAGCTTTTCCGTCTACGATCGGGAAGGCGAGGCTTGCCGCACGCCCGGTTGCGACGGTACGGTGGCCCGCATCGTTCAGGCGGTACGCTCGACTTTCTTTTGTCCGCTCTGCCAGAAATAG
- a CDS encoding enoyl-CoA hydratase has protein sequence MSYETLLVETRGRVGLITLNRPQALNALNSTLMRELDAALRAFDADKGVGAVVITGSEKAFAAGADIKEMQALDFVDSYIGDFLAGWEQVATARKPMIAAVSGFALGGGCELAMMCDFIIASETAKFGQPEITLGVIPGMGGSQRLTRAVGKPKAMDLVLTGRMMDAAEAERSGLVSRVVAPEKLMEEALAAAEKIASFSLPAVMMAKEAVNRSLEVTLAEGLRFERRLFQSLFATEDQKEGMAAFVGKRKAEFKHR, from the coding sequence ATGAGCTACGAGACGCTGCTGGTCGAAACGCGCGGGCGCGTGGGCCTGATCACGCTAAATCGTCCGCAGGCGCTGAACGCGCTTAACTCGACCCTGATGCGCGAACTGGACGCTGCCTTGAGGGCGTTCGACGCCGACAAGGGCGTCGGCGCGGTCGTCATCACCGGCTCGGAAAAGGCATTCGCCGCCGGCGCGGACATCAAGGAAATGCAGGCGCTCGATTTCGTCGACAGCTATATCGGCGACTTCCTGGCGGGATGGGAGCAGGTCGCGACCGCCCGCAAGCCGATGATCGCAGCCGTTTCCGGCTTCGCGCTCGGCGGGGGCTGTGAACTCGCCATGATGTGCGATTTCATCATTGCTTCGGAGACGGCGAAGTTCGGCCAGCCGGAAATCACCCTCGGCGTCATCCCTGGCATGGGCGGGTCACAGCGTCTGACGCGCGCGGTCGGCAAGCCGAAGGCGATGGACTTGGTATTGACCGGCCGCATGATGGATGCGGCCGAGGCAGAGCGCTCGGGGCTCGTTTCGCGTGTGGTCGCGCCGGAAAAGCTGATGGAAGAGGCGCTTGCAGCCGCCGAGAAGATAGCGTCCTTCTCGCTGCCGGCGGTGATGATGGCCAAGGAGGCGGTCAATCGCTCGCTGGAGGTGACGCTGGCGGAGGGCTTGCGCTTCGAGCGGCGGCTTTTCCAGTCGCTTTTTGCAACTGAGGACCAGAAGGAGGGAATGGCCGCCTTTGTCGGAAAGCGCAAAGCGGAGTTCAAACACAGGTGA
- the rpsT gene encoding 30S ribosomal protein S20 encodes MANTTSAKKATRKIARRTAVNKARRSRVRSFIRKVEEAIASGDQAVAAAALKAAQPELMRAATKGVLHANTASRKVSRLAQRVKSLSA; translated from the coding sequence ATGGCCAATACAACTTCGGCGAAAAAGGCGACCCGCAAGATCGCACGCCGCACTGCAGTGAACAAGGCGCGCCGTTCGCGCGTCCGCAGCTTCATCCGCAAGGTTGAGGAGGCAATCGCTTCCGGCGATCAGGCAGTCGCAGCCGCCGCTCTGAAGGCGGCACAGCCCGAGCTGATGCGCGCCGCCACCAAGGGTGTGCTGCATGCCAACACGGCATCGCGCAAGGTTTCCCGTCTGGCACAGCGCGTGAAGTCCCTTTCGGCATAA
- the dnaA gene encoding chromosomal replication initiator protein DnaA codes for MRHDALFERVSARLKAQVGPDVFASWFGRLKLHSVSKSVVRLSVPTTFLKSWINNRYLDLITSLFQQEDGEILKVEILVRTATRGQRPAAHEEAVPAPAETAPAAPTRRSASAQPLAAAAAATVATVQRPTQAPLFGSPLDQRYTFDSFVEGSSNRVALAAARTIAEAGAGAVRFNPLFIHSSVGLGKTHLLQAVALAALQSARAPRVVYLTAEYFMWRFATAIRDNDALSLKESLRNIDLLVIDDMQFLQGKSIQHEFCHLLNMLLDSAKQVVVAADRAPWELESLDSRVRSRLQGGVAIEMEGPDYEMRLEMLKRRLEAARQDDGTLEIPAEILCHVARNITASGRELEGAFNQLLFRRSFEPQLSIERVDELLGHLVNAGEPRRVRIEDIQRVVAKHYNVSRQELVSNRRTRVIVKPRQIAMYLSKTLTPRSFPEIGRRFGGRDHTTVLHAVRKIEELISADTKLSHEIELLKRLINE; via the coding sequence ATGCGGCATGACGCACTTTTCGAGCGGGTAAGTGCGCGTTTGAAAGCCCAGGTCGGTCCGGATGTCTTCGCAAGCTGGTTTGGACGTCTCAAGCTCCACTCCGTATCCAAGAGCGTCGTGCGCCTTTCGGTGCCGACAACGTTCCTCAAATCGTGGATCAACAATCGCTATCTCGATCTCATCACCAGTCTCTTCCAGCAAGAGGACGGCGAGATCCTGAAGGTGGAGATCCTCGTCCGCACGGCGACCCGCGGTCAGCGCCCGGCCGCCCATGAAGAGGCAGTGCCGGCGCCCGCCGAAACGGCACCGGCGGCTCCGACCCGCCGTTCGGCCTCGGCCCAGCCGCTTGCCGCGGCCGCGGCGGCAACGGTTGCCACCGTCCAGAGACCGACGCAGGCGCCGCTTTTCGGCTCGCCGCTCGATCAGCGCTACACGTTCGACAGCTTTGTCGAAGGCTCTTCCAACCGGGTCGCACTCGCCGCCGCGCGCACGATTGCGGAGGCCGGCGCCGGCGCCGTGCGCTTCAATCCATTGTTTATCCATTCGAGCGTCGGCCTCGGCAAGACGCACCTGCTGCAAGCCGTCGCGCTTGCTGCCCTGCAAAGCGCCCGGGCGCCGCGCGTCGTCTATCTGACGGCCGAATATTTCATGTGGCGTTTTGCGACCGCGATCCGCGACAACGATGCTCTGTCGCTCAAGGAATCCTTGCGCAACATCGATCTTCTCGTCATCGACGACATGCAGTTCCTGCAGGGCAAGTCGATCCAACACGAGTTCTGCCATCTCCTGAACATGCTGCTCGACTCCGCCAAGCAGGTCGTCGTCGCTGCTGACCGTGCGCCTTGGGAACTGGAGTCGCTCGACAGCCGCGTCCGTTCGCGGCTTCAGGGCGGCGTGGCGATCGAGATGGAAGGCCCCGACTACGAAATGCGCCTGGAGATGCTGAAGCGCCGCCTCGAAGCGGCCCGTCAGGACGATGGCACGCTTGAGATTCCGGCCGAGATCCTGTGCCACGTTGCACGCAACATCACCGCAAGCGGCCGGGAGCTGGAAGGCGCCTTCAACCAGCTTCTCTTCCGCCGTTCCTTCGAACCGCAGCTCTCGATCGAGCGCGTCGATGAACTGCTCGGCCATCTCGTCAATGCCGGCGAGCCGCGCCGCGTTCGTATCGAGGACATCCAGCGTGTCGTCGCCAAGCACTACAATGTCTCGCGGCAGGAACTGGTCTCCAATCGCCGTACCCGCGTCATCGTCAAGCCGCGCCAGATTGCCATGTACCTGTCCAAGACCTTGACGCCGCGCTCCTTCCCCGAAATCGGCCGTCGCTTCGGTGGCCGCGATCACACCACCGTGTTGCATGCCGTGCGCAAGATCGAGGAACTGATCTCCGCGGACACCAAACTCAGCCACGAGATCGAATTGCTGAAGCGGTTGATCAATGAGTAG
- the gcvA gene encoding transcriptional regulator GcvA, whose product MAAPLPSLAALRAFEAAARNLSVTLAARELNVTPGAVSLQVRELENALGVRLFERRPRQLFLTDEGNAYFATLRRAFRMIREATEDLAMRNRPPSLTISCTPTFAAQWLVPRLNDFEKSVPGIDVRLNASNRLTNFERDGVDVAIRHGFGRYEGLVSERLLDDEFVPVLSPALMRSRPLAEPADLRDHVLLHDVQRQDWRLWLDAVGANEVVSSGGPVFVNSNGAIEAAKAGDGVALVRLSLVARELRDGVLIAPFPNGIATDLAYHLVYPPAALDRPTVASFRTWILDEARTNRAI is encoded by the coding sequence ATGGCAGCACCCCTCCCCTCCCTGGCGGCGCTGCGCGCTTTCGAGGCGGCCGCCCGCAATCTGAGCGTGACGCTGGCCGCACGCGAGCTCAATGTCACGCCCGGAGCGGTTAGCTTGCAGGTGCGCGAACTCGAGAATGCTCTCGGGGTGAGACTGTTTGAGAGAAGGCCGCGGCAGCTCTTTCTGACCGACGAAGGGAACGCCTATTTCGCTACACTGAGGCGAGCCTTCCGGATGATCCGCGAGGCGACGGAAGATCTTGCCATGCGAAACCGCCCGCCGAGTTTGACGATCAGTTGCACCCCAACCTTTGCAGCCCAATGGCTGGTACCGCGGCTGAACGATTTCGAAAAAAGCGTGCCTGGCATCGATGTCCGTCTCAACGCCTCCAACCGCTTGACCAATTTCGAAAGGGACGGGGTGGACGTGGCGATCCGCCATGGTTTCGGCCGATATGAGGGTTTGGTCAGCGAACGCCTGCTTGATGACGAATTCGTTCCGGTCCTCAGTCCGGCGCTCATGCGTTCACGGCCGCTTGCCGAACCGGCCGACCTTCGTGACCATGTCCTTCTTCATGACGTTCAGAGGCAGGATTGGCGATTGTGGCTGGATGCCGTCGGCGCAAATGAGGTTGTCAGTTCCGGCGGGCCGGTCTTCGTCAACAGCAACGGCGCCATCGAAGCGGCTAAAGCGGGAGATGGGGTTGCGCTGGTGCGGCTTTCGCTGGTGGCGCGCGAGCTTCGGGACGGCGTTCTGATCGCCCCTTTTCCCAATGGCATTGCGACCGACCTCGCCTACCACTTGGTCTATCCGCCGGCGGCGCTCGACCGACCGACGGTTGCATCCTTCCGGACATGGATTTTGGATGAAGCCCGCACAAACCGGGCGATATGA
- a CDS encoding YciI family protein, translated as MLYAVLCYNSEDVTGTWTKEEDGKVMRDMAAVERKYAGKLGPVARLLPTTAATTLRHGGGEPIVIDGPFAETKEQLLGFFIIDCESLDEAIAFSRELGEVNPSAGAYEIRPLAIYKPSERPS; from the coding sequence ATGCTTTACGCGGTGCTTTGCTACAATTCGGAAGATGTCACCGGCACCTGGACCAAGGAGGAGGATGGCAAAGTCATGCGTGACATGGCCGCCGTCGAGCGCAAATACGCCGGCAAGCTCGGTCCGGTCGCGCGCCTCCTCCCGACGACCGCGGCAACCACGCTTCGCCACGGGGGCGGCGAGCCGATCGTGATCGACGGACCCTTCGCCGAAACGAAGGAGCAACTCCTCGGCTTTTTCATCATCGACTGTGAGTCTCTGGACGAGGCGATCGCCTTTTCCCGCGAACTCGGGGAGGTCAATCCGAGCGCGGGCGCCTATGAAATCCGACCGCTTGCCATCTACAAGCCGAGTGAGCGTCCCTCATGA